In one window of Microbacterium sp. PM5 DNA:
- the gatB gene encoding Asp-tRNA(Asn)/Glu-tRNA(Gln) amidotransferase subunit GatB has protein sequence MATAALMDFDEALKLYEPVLGFEVHVELNTETKMFSPAGNPAHASNHDAAPNTLVAPVDMGLPGSLPVVNETAVRFSISLGLALGCQIAPSSRFARKNYFYPDLGKNYQISQYDEPIAFEGQIEVELTDGTVFEVPIERAHMEEDAGKLTHVGGSTGRIQGAEYSLVDYNRAGVPLVEIVTKPIFGAEHRAPELAAAYVRAIRDVVLSLGISEARMERGNLRCDANVSLRPRGQEKLGTRTETKNVNSMRSVERAVRYEIQRQAAILAAGGTITQETRHWHEDTGTTSPGRPKSDADDYRYFPEPDLLPVAPSSALVESLRAALPEPPAARRRRLKAEWGFADIDFQGIVNAGLLAEVDATVAAGAAPAAARKWWMSEISRIANAQGVEASSLVTPASVAALQQLVDAGTLTDKLARQVLEGVIAGEGTPQQVVDARALAVVSDDGALIAAIDDALAAQPDVLEKIRDGKVQAAGAVIGAVMKAMKGQADAARVRELVLERAAQ, from the coding sequence ATGGCCACGGCCGCACTGATGGACTTCGACGAGGCACTGAAGCTCTACGAGCCCGTGCTCGGCTTCGAGGTGCACGTCGAGCTCAACACCGAGACGAAGATGTTCTCGCCCGCGGGAAATCCGGCGCACGCTTCGAACCACGATGCCGCCCCCAACACCCTCGTGGCGCCTGTCGACATGGGCCTTCCGGGGTCGCTGCCGGTGGTCAACGAGACGGCGGTGCGGTTCTCGATCAGCCTCGGGCTCGCCCTCGGGTGCCAGATCGCGCCATCGAGCCGCTTCGCGCGCAAGAACTACTTCTACCCCGACCTCGGCAAGAACTACCAGATCTCGCAGTACGACGAGCCCATCGCCTTCGAGGGCCAGATCGAGGTGGAACTGACCGACGGGACGGTCTTCGAGGTGCCCATCGAGCGGGCGCATATGGAGGAGGATGCCGGCAAGCTCACGCACGTCGGCGGCTCCACCGGCCGCATTCAGGGCGCGGAGTACTCGCTCGTGGATTACAACCGCGCCGGCGTCCCGCTCGTGGAGATCGTGACCAAGCCGATCTTCGGCGCGGAACACCGTGCACCCGAGCTGGCCGCCGCGTACGTGCGGGCGATTCGCGACGTGGTGCTCTCGCTCGGCATCTCTGAGGCGCGCATGGAACGCGGAAACCTCCGCTGCGATGCGAACGTGTCCCTGCGCCCGCGCGGGCAGGAGAAGCTCGGCACGCGCACCGAGACGAAGAACGTCAACTCGATGCGCTCGGTCGAACGCGCCGTGCGTTACGAGATCCAGCGTCAAGCGGCGATCCTCGCCGCCGGCGGGACGATCACGCAGGAGACGCGACACTGGCACGAAGACACCGGGACGACCTCTCCGGGGCGTCCGAAGTCGGATGCCGACGACTACCGTTACTTCCCGGAGCCCGACCTCCTGCCCGTCGCGCCGTCCTCCGCGCTGGTCGAGTCGTTGCGTGCTGCTCTTCCGGAGCCGCCCGCCGCGCGTCGGCGACGTCTGAAGGCCGAGTGGGGCTTCGCCGACATCGATTTCCAGGGAATCGTGAATGCGGGCCTGCTCGCCGAGGTGGACGCGACCGTCGCAGCGGGCGCTGCGCCTGCGGCCGCGCGCAAGTGGTGGATGAGCGAGATCTCTCGCATCGCCAACGCTCAAGGAGTCGAAGCTTCATCGCTCGTCACCCCCGCATCGGTGGCCGCACTGCAGCAGCTCGTGGACGCCGGTACGCTCACCGACAAGCTGGCGCGTCAGGTGCTCGAGGGCGTCATCGCCGGCGAAGGCACGCCGCAGCAGGTCGTCGACGCACGCGCTCTTGCGGTCGTCTCGGACGACGGCGCGCTGATCGCCGCGATCGACGATGCTCTCGCCGCGCAGCCCGACGTGCTGGAGAAGATCCGCGACGGCAAGGTGCAGGCCGCCGGTGCCGTCATCGGCGCCGTCATGAAAGCGATGAAGGGTCAGGCCGACGCCGCACGCGTCCGCGAGCTCGTTCTGGAGCGCGCGGCGCAGTAG
- the gatC gene encoding Asp-tRNA(Asn)/Glu-tRNA(Gln) amidotransferase subunit GatC, which translates to MSEITPELVRHLGVLARIQLDEHEVQRLTGQLSVIVDNIAKVSEVATPDVPATSHPLPLENVFRPDVVGQMLTVEQVLQNAPDAADGRFRVTAILGEEQ; encoded by the coding sequence GTGTCTGAAATCACCCCTGAACTCGTTCGCCATCTCGGCGTTCTGGCCCGGATTCAGCTCGACGAGCACGAGGTGCAGCGCCTGACGGGGCAGCTCTCGGTGATCGTCGACAACATCGCGAAGGTGTCCGAGGTGGCAACGCCCGACGTCCCCGCGACGAGCCATCCCCTCCCGCTCGAGAACGTCTTCCGTCCCGACGTCGTCGGCCAGATGCTGACGGTGGAGCAGGTGCTGCAGAACGCGCCAGACGCCGCCGACGGGCGCTTCCGTGTCACGGCGATTCTGGGGGAGGAGCAGTGA
- a CDS encoding long-chain-fatty-acid--CoA ligase, whose translation MSAAAPYDPPRPWIASYAAGVPDDLEPVTGSLLDIVTASARDYPDAPALQFFGRTTSYRDLVEAIDRVAAGLRERGVGKGDTVAIVLPNCPQHIIAFYAILRLGAIAVEHNPLYTPRELRKQFEDHGARTAIVWSKVAATVQAFPADLAVTTLVSVDITTAMPLSLRLALRLPVAKARQSRDALTTRVSHAVPWEHLARSEALAASFPGPVTDDVAIIQYTSGTTGTPKGAVLTHRNLLANARQAQAWVPSIQRGKGCVVYAVLPMFHAYGLTLCLTFAMSMGARLVLFPRFEPAMVLEVTKKHPATFLPLVPPIADRLLAAARAEGVSLAGTEVAISGAMALPHDLVVPFERATGGYLVEGYGLSECSPVLMANPVADNRKAGTVGLPLPGTECRVVDPDDPTVDMPSGERGELIVRGPQVFQGYYGKPEATEEVFVDGWFRTGDIVQIDDEGFVRIVDRIKELIITGGFNVAPTEVENALRQHPRVVDAAVVGLPSEHSGEEVVAAVVLDGSGADVDTDSIRDYARSILTPYKVPRRIFIVDELPKSLIGKVLRRQVRESLLELTHPGGD comes from the coding sequence GTGAGTGCCGCTGCCCCGTACGACCCGCCCCGCCCGTGGATCGCCAGCTACGCCGCCGGAGTCCCCGATGATCTCGAACCGGTCACCGGCTCGCTCCTGGACATCGTCACGGCATCGGCGCGTGACTACCCGGATGCGCCGGCGCTGCAATTCTTCGGTCGCACGACCTCGTACCGCGACCTCGTCGAGGCGATCGATCGCGTGGCGGCGGGTCTCCGAGAGCGTGGGGTCGGCAAAGGCGACACGGTCGCGATCGTACTGCCCAACTGTCCCCAGCACATCATCGCCTTCTACGCGATTCTGCGCCTCGGCGCCATCGCGGTGGAGCACAATCCGCTCTACACTCCACGGGAGCTGCGCAAGCAGTTCGAAGACCACGGGGCGCGCACGGCCATCGTCTGGAGCAAGGTCGCCGCCACCGTGCAAGCGTTCCCCGCCGATCTCGCCGTCACCACGCTGGTCAGCGTCGACATCACGACCGCCATGCCGCTCTCGCTGCGTCTCGCGCTGCGGCTTCCCGTCGCGAAGGCCCGTCAGTCGCGCGACGCGCTCACCACGCGCGTGTCGCACGCCGTGCCCTGGGAACACCTGGCACGCAGCGAAGCACTGGCGGCATCCTTCCCCGGTCCGGTCACCGACGACGTCGCCATCATCCAGTACACGAGCGGAACGACGGGAACGCCGAAAGGCGCGGTGCTCACCCACCGCAACCTCCTGGCCAACGCCCGGCAGGCTCAAGCGTGGGTCCCGTCGATCCAGCGCGGCAAGGGATGCGTCGTGTATGCGGTGCTGCCGATGTTCCACGCCTACGGGCTGACCCTGTGCCTCACTTTCGCGATGTCGATGGGTGCCCGTCTGGTGCTGTTTCCCCGCTTCGAACCCGCGATGGTCCTCGAAGTGACGAAGAAGCACCCGGCGACGTTCTTGCCGCTGGTGCCGCCGATCGCCGATCGACTGCTCGCCGCGGCGCGCGCCGAGGGCGTCTCCTTGGCCGGCACGGAGGTCGCCATCTCCGGAGCGATGGCGTTGCCGCATGATCTCGTCGTGCCGTTCGAGCGGGCGACGGGTGGCTACCTCGTCGAGGGCTACGGGCTGTCCGAGTGCTCGCCGGTTCTCATGGCGAACCCGGTCGCCGACAATCGCAAGGCGGGAACGGTCGGACTCCCCCTCCCCGGCACCGAGTGTCGCGTGGTCGATCCGGACGATCCCACCGTGGACATGCCCTCCGGTGAGCGGGGCGAGCTGATCGTGCGGGGCCCGCAGGTCTTCCAGGGCTACTACGGCAAGCCGGAAGCCACCGAGGAGGTCTTCGTGGACGGGTGGTTCCGCACCGGCGACATCGTCCAGATCGACGACGAGGGGTTCGTGCGCATCGTGGATCGCATCAAGGAGCTCATCATCACCGGCGGGTTCAATGTGGCGCCCACCGAAGTCGAGAACGCACTGAGGCAGCACCCGCGCGTGGTGGATGCCGCTGTCGTGGGCCTGCCAAGCGAGCATTCGGGCGAAGAGGTCGTCGCCGCCGTGGTGCTCGACGGGTCTGGAGCCGACGTCGACACGGACTCCATCCGGGACTACGCCCGCAGCATCCTCACGCCCTACAAGGTCCCCCGCCGGATCTTCATCGTCGACGAACTGCCGAAGTCGCTGATCGGAAAGGTGCTGCGTCGCCAGGTGCGTGAGTCCTTGCTCGAGCTCACGCATCCCGGAGGAGACTGA
- the mnmA gene encoding tRNA 2-thiouridine(34) synthase MnmA gives MRILAAMSGGVDSAVAAARAVDAGHDVVGVHLALSRAGGTLRTGSRGCCTIEDAMDARRAADRLGIPFYVWDFSERFRDDVIDDFIAEYRAGRTPNPCMRCNEKIKFAALLERALELGFDAVCTGHYAMIVDTPDGRELHRASDEAKDQSYVLGVLTASQLAHTYFPLGATPSKALVRAEAAERGLTVAQKPDSHDICFIPDGDTRGWLAEKVGTARGDIIDRDGAVVGSHDGAHGYTVGQRRGLQLGVPASDGKPRFVLEVRPVSNTVVVGPKEALATAEISGSRHSWAGRAPQDAEFPCQVQIRAHADPVRASAVIRDGIVTVRPDAPFDGVAPGQTAVLYDGTRVIGQFTVDRTVSAVPIAG, from the coding sequence ATGCGTATCCTGGCGGCCATGAGCGGCGGCGTCGATTCCGCCGTGGCCGCTGCGCGCGCCGTGGATGCCGGTCACGACGTCGTCGGCGTCCATCTCGCCCTCTCGCGTGCCGGTGGCACCCTGCGAACGGGAAGCCGCGGCTGCTGCACGATCGAAGACGCGATGGATGCGCGCCGGGCGGCCGATCGGCTCGGCATCCCCTTCTACGTCTGGGATTTCTCCGAGCGGTTCCGCGACGACGTCATCGACGATTTCATCGCCGAGTATCGCGCGGGTCGGACGCCGAACCCGTGCATGCGCTGCAACGAGAAGATCAAGTTCGCAGCTCTGCTCGAGCGTGCGCTCGAGCTCGGGTTCGACGCGGTGTGCACCGGTCACTACGCGATGATCGTCGATACACCCGACGGACGCGAACTGCACCGGGCGAGCGACGAGGCCAAGGACCAGTCCTACGTCTTGGGGGTGCTGACGGCCTCACAGCTGGCCCACACCTACTTTCCGCTGGGGGCGACGCCCTCCAAGGCCCTCGTCCGTGCCGAAGCAGCAGAGCGCGGCCTGACGGTCGCCCAGAAGCCCGACAGCCACGACATCTGCTTCATCCCCGACGGCGATACCCGCGGGTGGCTTGCCGAAAAGGTCGGCACCGCGCGCGGCGACATCATCGACCGTGACGGCGCGGTCGTGGGAAGCCACGACGGCGCGCACGGGTACACGGTCGGACAGCGTCGCGGTCTGCAGCTGGGCGTTCCCGCGTCCGATGGCAAGCCGCGATTCGTCCTCGAGGTCCGTCCCGTCTCGAACACGGTCGTCGTCGGTCCGAAGGAGGCGCTGGCCACGGCGGAGATCTCCGGCTCTCGCCACAGCTGGGCCGGCCGAGCGCCGCAGGATGCCGAGTTCCCCTGCCAGGTGCAGATCCGCGCCCACGCCGACCCCGTGAGGGCGTCGGCCGTGATCCGCGACGGCATCGTCACGGTGCGCCCGGATGCGCCCTTCGACGGCGTCGCGCCGGGTCAGACCGCGGTGCTCTACGACGGCACGCGGGTGATCGGGCAATTCACGGTCGACCGCACGGTCTCGGCCGTCCCCATCGCGGGTTGA
- the dinB gene encoding DNA polymerase IV, with product MGRGDGSGRVVSPPGADDTGTRILHVDMDAFYASVEVLHDPSLAGKPLIVGGMEGRGVVSSASYEARRFGVRSAMGVAQALRLCPQAVVVTPHFERYASLSRQVMAIFHDITPLVEPLSIDEAFLDVSGARRLWGTPGEIARMLRARVTAETGLICSVGVAATKHVAKIASTRSKPDGLLIVSEPDTAAFLAALPVSALWGVGPKAAETLEGRGIRLVSDILASPRAVLDRALGPAGGERIWQLAHGIDPRAVETERTEKSIGHEETFLTDVADPAVLRSELRRLSDRVAARLRDGGWRAGTVALKLRYADFTTLSRSLSLAEPSDVGQRIGDVAIGLFDALELSQPVRLIGVRAEKLRGGDGGSVPLWDEDAEWRRVDAALDDARVRFGGGAVTRASVLGPRRDVNALPTNPRLPRTE from the coding sequence ATGGGACGGGGTGACGGGTCGGGGCGGGTCGTCTCGCCGCCCGGTGCCGACGACACCGGCACCCGGATTCTTCACGTGGACATGGACGCCTTCTATGCGTCGGTCGAGGTCCTCCACGATCCCTCCCTGGCCGGCAAGCCGCTGATCGTCGGCGGTATGGAGGGACGCGGTGTGGTCTCCAGCGCCTCCTACGAGGCTCGTCGATTCGGCGTGCGGTCGGCAATGGGCGTCGCACAGGCTCTTCGGTTGTGTCCGCAGGCCGTCGTGGTCACTCCGCACTTCGAGCGGTATGCGAGCCTGTCACGTCAGGTGATGGCGATCTTCCACGACATCACCCCCCTCGTGGAGCCGCTCTCGATCGATGAGGCGTTCCTCGACGTGTCCGGCGCACGGCGGCTCTGGGGAACTCCGGGGGAGATCGCCCGGATGCTCCGGGCCCGCGTGACAGCGGAGACGGGACTGATCTGCAGCGTCGGGGTGGCGGCCACGAAGCATGTGGCGAAGATCGCCTCCACGCGCTCGAAGCCCGACGGGCTGCTCATCGTCAGCGAACCCGACACCGCCGCCTTCCTCGCCGCGCTGCCCGTCTCGGCGCTGTGGGGGGTGGGGCCGAAGGCCGCGGAGACGCTGGAGGGTCGCGGCATCCGGCTCGTCTCCGACATCCTCGCCTCGCCGCGGGCCGTCCTGGATCGCGCACTCGGACCCGCCGGCGGGGAGCGCATCTGGCAACTCGCGCACGGCATCGACCCCCGAGCCGTCGAGACGGAACGCACGGAGAAGAGCATCGGGCATGAGGAGACCTTCCTCACCGACGTCGCCGACCCGGCAGTCCTGCGCAGCGAGCTTCGCCGGCTCTCCGATCGCGTCGCGGCGCGTCTCCGCGACGGAGGCTGGCGAGCCGGAACCGTCGCGTTGAAGCTGCGCTATGCCGACTTCACCACGCTTTCGCGCTCGCTGTCGCTGGCAGAGCCGTCGGACGTCGGCCAGCGGATCGGCGACGTCGCCATCGGCTTGTTCGACGCGCTGGAGCTGAGCCAGCCGGTGCGCCTGATCGGCGTGCGCGCAGAGAAGCTGCGCGGCGGTGACGGTGGATCCGTGCCGCTCTGGGATGAGGATGCCGAGTGGCGGCGGGTCGACGCCGCCTTGGACGACGCGCGTGTGCGTTTCGGCGGGGGAGCGGTCACCCGGGCGAGCGTCCTCGGCCCGCGCCGTGATGTGAATGCTCTGCCGACGAATCCGCGGCTCCCTCGCACCGAGTGA
- the gatA gene encoding Asp-tRNA(Asn)/Glu-tRNA(Gln) amidotransferase subunit GatA, translating into MTDLTRLNAADLAARLASGDVSGVEATRAHLDRIAAVDGDVHAFLHVSDHALEVAADIDRRRAAGEALGELAGVPLAIKDVLVTTDMPSTSGSKILEGFLSPYDATVVARSRAAGLVPLGKTNMDEFAMGSSTEHSAYGPTHNPWDLDRIPGGSGGGSAAAVAAFEAPLALGSDTGGSIRQPAHVTGTVGMKPTYGGVSRFGAIALASSLDQVGPVSRTVLDSALLHDVIGGHDPHDATSLTDSWPSFAAAAREGAAGAGLAGLKVGVIRELPDSGFQAGVSASFRAALALLEAQGAEIVEVSAPHFEYGVAAYYLILPAEASSNLAKFDSVRFGLRVDVPGGTVEDVMAATRDAGFGEEVKRRIILGTYALSAGYYDAYYGSAQKVRTLIQRDFDAAFAQVDVIATPSAPTTAFKLGEKIDDPLQMYLNDVTTIPVNLAGVPGISIPSGLAEEDGLPVGIQFIAPAREDARLYRVGAAAEALLVDSWGGPLLDRAPLLGGNR; encoded by the coding sequence GTGACCGATCTCACACGGCTGAACGCCGCAGACCTGGCCGCACGACTGGCCTCCGGTGACGTGTCCGGCGTCGAAGCGACGCGGGCCCACCTCGACCGGATCGCCGCCGTCGACGGCGATGTGCACGCCTTCCTGCACGTGAGTGACCACGCCCTCGAGGTTGCCGCCGACATCGATCGCCGCCGCGCCGCCGGTGAAGCCCTGGGCGAGCTCGCGGGAGTTCCCCTCGCGATCAAGGACGTGCTCGTCACGACAGACATGCCCTCTACGAGCGGCTCGAAGATCCTGGAGGGATTCCTGTCGCCCTACGACGCCACCGTCGTCGCGCGTTCGCGCGCCGCCGGCCTGGTGCCCCTGGGGAAGACGAACATGGATGAGTTCGCCATGGGATCGTCGACGGAGCATTCGGCGTACGGTCCCACCCACAACCCGTGGGACCTCGATCGCATCCCCGGAGGCTCCGGGGGCGGATCGGCGGCCGCCGTCGCCGCCTTCGAGGCTCCGCTGGCTCTCGGCTCGGACACGGGCGGATCGATCCGCCAGCCGGCGCACGTCACGGGAACCGTCGGCATGAAGCCGACCTACGGCGGGGTGAGCCGGTTCGGCGCCATCGCGCTGGCGTCCTCACTCGACCAGGTCGGTCCGGTCTCGCGCACCGTGCTCGACTCGGCGCTCCTGCACGACGTCATCGGCGGCCACGACCCGCACGACGCGACGTCGCTGACCGACAGCTGGCCCTCCTTTGCGGCGGCCGCACGCGAAGGCGCCGCCGGCGCCGGTCTTGCGGGGCTGAAGGTCGGCGTGATTCGCGAGCTGCCCGACAGCGGCTTCCAGGCCGGCGTGTCGGCATCGTTCCGCGCGGCGCTGGCGCTCCTCGAAGCGCAGGGCGCGGAGATCGTTGAGGTCAGCGCCCCGCACTTCGAGTACGGCGTCGCCGCGTATTACCTGATCCTTCCCGCGGAGGCGTCGAGCAACCTCGCCAAATTCGACTCCGTCCGTTTCGGCCTGCGAGTCGACGTCCCGGGCGGCACGGTCGAAGACGTCATGGCTGCCACTCGAGACGCCGGCTTCGGCGAGGAGGTGAAGCGTCGCATCATTCTCGGCACCTACGCGCTGTCGGCCGGATACTACGATGCCTACTACGGCAGCGCCCAGAAGGTGCGTACGCTCATCCAGCGCGACTTCGACGCGGCGTTCGCTCAGGTCGATGTCATCGCGACGCCGTCGGCTCCCACCACTGCGTTCAAGCTCGGCGAGAAGATCGATGACCCGCTGCAGATGTACCTCAACGATGTCACCACGATTCCGGTGAACCTGGCCGGCGTCCCCGGCATTTCGATTCCGTCGGGTCTGGCAGAGGAGGACGGGCTGCCCGTCGGCATCCAGTTCATCGCGCCGGCGCGGGAGGACGCCCGTCTGTACCGAGTCGGCGCCGCTGCCGAGGCATTGCTCGTCGATTCGTGGGGTGGTCCTCTGCTGGACCGTGCCCCGCTTCTGGGAGGGAACCGCTGA
- the ligA gene encoding NAD-dependent DNA ligase LigA, protein MTDDEVSLPTNLDDARLDAERLTDLILGARDAYYGRDAEIVDDATYDGWMRRLEAVERAFPEVQGQDSPTQSVGAAQSSMFAPVEHAERMLSLDNVFSADELRDWCTKTSAAAGRHVRWLLELKIDGLAINLRYEHGVLVSAATRGDGRVGEDVTVNALQVAGIPARLAGEGHPPIVEVRGEVYIPVAAFDELNALQARLRERVITDGRERGGDEEKLTRSAARRFPAFANPRNAASGGLRQQLDKKSGMELEAGRARLASLRLLVHGIGAWPAPPVSSQSEVYALLATWGLPTSTSFRTADDIDGVTAFVAYYGEHRHDVEHEIDGVVVKVDELALHGELGATSRAPRWAIAYKYPPEQVNTKLLDIVVSVGRTGRATPFAVMAPARVAGSVVRQATLHNQDVVVSKGVLIGDTVVLRKAGDVIPEVLGPVVELRDGTERAFVMPTRCPECGSTLAPAKDGDIDLRCPNTRACPAQVRGRVEHIGSRGALDIEALGEVTAAALTQPSVPAVPPLITEAGLFDLTLEQLVPIEVIVRDSETGEAKLDDDSGEPITRAPFRRQPSSAEKKEGLTGPQPSAQALTLLEELEKAKTKDLWRFLVALNIRHVGPVAARALAQWFGSLDAIRAAERDALADVDGVGGIIADSLLEWFAVDWHQEIVERWAAAGAVLEIPGHPGPGAAVAAGGVLEGVTVVATGTLEGYTREGAQEAIIAAGGKAASSVSKKTDFVAAGPGAGSKLTKAEELGIRIIDAAQFRILVEQGPAALGALDPDAG, encoded by the coding sequence GTGACGGATGATGAAGTCTCCCTTCCGACGAACCTCGACGACGCCCGCCTCGACGCGGAGCGATTGACCGACCTCATCCTCGGCGCCCGCGACGCGTACTACGGGCGCGACGCCGAGATCGTCGACGACGCGACCTACGACGGGTGGATGCGGCGGCTCGAAGCAGTGGAGCGCGCCTTCCCCGAGGTGCAGGGACAGGATTCGCCGACGCAGTCGGTGGGCGCGGCGCAGAGCTCGATGTTCGCGCCCGTCGAACACGCCGAGCGCATGCTCAGCCTCGACAACGTCTTCAGCGCGGACGAGCTGCGAGACTGGTGCACGAAGACATCGGCTGCCGCGGGACGACACGTCCGTTGGCTGCTGGAGCTGAAGATCGACGGCCTGGCCATCAATCTCCGCTACGAGCACGGCGTTCTCGTGTCGGCCGCCACCCGCGGCGACGGACGAGTGGGCGAGGACGTCACCGTCAATGCGCTCCAGGTCGCGGGCATTCCTGCACGACTCGCGGGTGAAGGGCATCCTCCGATCGTGGAGGTGCGCGGCGAGGTCTACATCCCCGTCGCGGCCTTCGACGAACTCAACGCTCTCCAGGCCCGGTTGCGCGAGCGTGTCATCACGGACGGTCGTGAGCGCGGAGGCGACGAGGAGAAGCTCACCCGAAGCGCCGCCCGCCGATTCCCGGCATTCGCGAACCCGCGAAACGCGGCCAGCGGCGGCCTTCGCCAGCAACTCGACAAGAAAAGCGGCATGGAGCTCGAAGCCGGACGCGCCCGGCTCGCCTCGCTGCGGCTGCTCGTCCATGGGATCGGGGCGTGGCCGGCGCCACCCGTGTCCTCGCAGAGCGAGGTCTACGCCCTGCTCGCGACGTGGGGGCTGCCGACAAGCACGTCTTTCCGCACCGCGGACGACATCGACGGCGTGACGGCGTTCGTCGCGTACTACGGCGAGCATCGCCACGACGTCGAGCACGAGATCGACGGCGTCGTGGTCAAGGTCGACGAGCTGGCGTTGCACGGCGAGCTGGGCGCGACCAGTCGTGCCCCGCGATGGGCCATCGCGTACAAGTACCCGCCGGAGCAGGTCAACACGAAGTTGCTGGACATCGTCGTCTCGGTCGGCCGCACCGGCCGGGCGACACCCTTCGCCGTGATGGCTCCCGCCCGCGTCGCGGGCTCGGTCGTCCGGCAGGCGACGCTTCACAACCAGGACGTCGTCGTGTCCAAGGGAGTTCTCATCGGTGACACCGTCGTGCTGCGCAAAGCCGGCGATGTCATTCCCGAGGTGCTCGGTCCCGTGGTCGAGCTGCGCGACGGCACGGAGCGGGCATTCGTCATGCCGACCCGGTGCCCGGAATGCGGCTCGACGCTGGCACCCGCGAAAGACGGCGACATCGACCTGCGCTGCCCCAACACGCGCGCCTGTCCCGCCCAGGTTCGGGGCCGCGTCGAGCACATCGGCTCCCGTGGCGCCCTCGACATCGAAGCCCTCGGCGAGGTCACCGCAGCGGCCTTGACGCAGCCGTCGGTTCCCGCCGTGCCCCCGCTGATCACCGAGGCCGGTCTGTTCGACCTCACACTCGAACAGCTCGTCCCGATCGAGGTGATCGTCCGCGACAGCGAAACGGGGGAGGCCAAACTCGATGACGACAGCGGCGAACCGATCACCCGCGCGCCCTTCCGTCGCCAGCCCTCGTCGGCGGAGAAGAAGGAGGGACTCACAGGTCCCCAGCCGTCGGCCCAGGCGCTCACCCTTCTCGAGGAACTCGAGAAGGCCAAGACGAAGGACCTGTGGCGGTTTCTGGTCGCGTTGAACATCCGCCACGTCGGCCCGGTCGCCGCGCGGGCACTCGCGCAGTGGTTCGGTTCGCTGGACGCGATCCGCGCGGCCGAGCGCGACGCTCTCGCCGACGTCGACGGCGTCGGCGGCATCATCGCGGACTCGCTCCTGGAATGGTTCGCCGTCGACTGGCATCAGGAGATCGTGGAACGCTGGGCGGCGGCGGGCGCGGTCTTGGAGATTCCAGGTCACCCCGGCCCGGGAGCTGCCGTCGCCGCCGGCGGCGTGCTCGAGGGTGTCACGGTCGTTGCGACCGGCACGCTGGAGGGCTACACCCGAGAGGGCGCGCAGGAGGCGATCATTGCCGCTGGCGGGAAAGCAGCCTCGTCCGTGTCGAAGAAGACCGACTTCGTCGCCGCAGGCCCGGGCGCGGGCTCGAAACTCACCAAGGCGGAGGAACTCGGCATCCGCATCATCGATGCCGCGCAGTTTCGCATCCTCGTCGAGCAGGGGCCCGCCGCGCTCGGGGCACTCGATCCCGACGCGGGCTGA
- a CDS encoding DUF2017 family protein, producing the protein MTRVRMAVSALEAAHLTDIVLQFTDLLAESIDGVDDPGVARLVPDGYRDAPEDAAEFRRLTQDDLLDRRRDDAALVLATLQRDGQTRRPQDLDRADAEAEVIVELDAGAVAAWLRTLTAVRLVIATRLGITSEEEQDDDPRFGVYNWLGFRLDGLLQAIED; encoded by the coding sequence ATGACGAGGGTGCGGATGGCGGTGTCCGCGCTGGAAGCCGCGCATCTCACGGACATCGTCCTGCAGTTCACGGATCTGCTCGCCGAGTCCATCGACGGAGTCGATGATCCGGGCGTCGCGCGCCTCGTTCCCGACGGCTACCGGGACGCTCCGGAGGATGCCGCGGAGTTTCGTCGTCTGACCCAGGACGACCTCCTCGATCGGCGTCGTGATGATGCGGCGCTGGTGCTGGCGACGCTGCAACGCGATGGCCAGACACGGCGTCCGCAAGACCTGGACCGCGCGGACGCCGAGGCCGAGGTGATCGTCGAACTGGATGCCGGTGCGGTCGCGGCGTGGTTGCGAACGTTGACCGCGGTGCGGCTGGTGATCGCGACACGCCTCGGGATCACCTCAGAAGAGGAGCAGGACGACGACCCCCGCTTCGGTGTCTACAACTGGCTGGGCTTCCGCCTCGACGGCCTGCTCCAGGCGATCGAGGACTGA
- a CDS encoding aminobenzoate synthetase — protein MPSSADEVDAALTSGVDRIESAIAALEPEITPIVLIDGRSGAGKSTLARRVRERWGRPVSMIGLDELYPGWDGLSAGSTLAREFILIPVSEARAAVWRRWDWAADRPGAEVETPADVPLILEGAGVLTPSTAPLAHVRVWVESPESARRDRALARDGDTYRPHWRRWADQEEEHLRAHRPQSLATIVIDVP, from the coding sequence GTGCCCTCAAGCGCTGACGAGGTCGATGCGGCGCTCACGAGCGGGGTCGACCGCATTGAGTCCGCCATTGCGGCCTTGGAGCCGGAGATCACACCGATCGTCCTGATCGACGGACGTTCCGGCGCGGGCAAATCGACCCTCGCGCGACGGGTGCGCGAGCGGTGGGGGCGCCCCGTCAGCATGATCGGCCTCGACGAGCTGTATCCGGGGTGGGACGGGCTCTCGGCCGGTTCAACTCTGGCGCGGGAGTTCATCCTGATCCCCGTCAGCGAGGCAAGGGCGGCCGTGTGGCGACGGTGGGACTGGGCAGCCGATCGTCCGGGGGCCGAGGTGGAGACGCCCGCCGACGTCCCCCTGATCCTCGAGGGAGCAGGGGTGCTCACCCCGAGCACCGCGCCTCTGGCGCACGTGCGCGTGTGGGTGGAATCGCCCGAGAGTGCGCGACGCGATCGCGCGCTCGCTCGAGACGGCGACACCTACCGGCCGCACTGGCGTCGCTGGGCCGACCAGGAAGAGGAGCACCTCCGCGCGCATCGCCCGCAATCGCTCGCAACGATCGTCATCGACGTCCCGTGA